A genomic stretch from Setaria italica strain Yugu1 chromosome VII, Setaria_italica_v2.0, whole genome shotgun sequence includes:
- the LOC101781956 gene encoding uncharacterized protein LOC101781956 isoform X1 — translation MRPSDDRAQLSGFAQSEESTLDVEGHCYHQQSFPCSPSMQPIASGCTHTENSAAYFLWPTSNLQHCAAEGRANYFGNLSKGLLPKSGKLPKGQQANSLLDLMTIRAFHSKILRCFSLGTAVGFRIRKGVLTDIPAILVFVARKVHKKWLNPTQCLPAIVEGPGGVWCDVDVVEFSYYGAPAQTPKEQMFTELVDRLCGSDECIGSGSQVASQDTFGTLGAIVKRRTGNKQIGFLTNRHVAVDLDYPNQKMYHPLPPNLGPGVYLGAVERATSFITDDVWYGIYAGTNPETFVRADGAFIPFAHDFDIKTVTTTVRGVGDIGDVKVIDLQCPLNSLIGRQVCKIGRSSGHTTGTVMAYALEYNDEKGISFFTDLLVVGENRQTFDLEGDSGSLIILTGQDGEKPRPIGIIWGGTANRGRLKLTCDHGPENWTSGVDLGRLLDRLELDLIITNESLQEFIPNEDAVQQQRLALVAAANSAVGESSTVVPPVPEEKVEEMFEPLGIKIEQLPRNDVPASGTEGEDAGVTNVEVEERQFISNFVGMSPVRQDQDAPRQIANLNNPSEEELAMSLHLGEREPKRLRTDTEADLDLEK, via the exons ATGAGGCCTTCAGACGACAGGGCGCAGCTCTCAGGCTTTGCACAATCAGAAGAATCAACACTTGATGTGGAGGGGCATTGCTACCATCAACAGTCATTTCCTTGTTCTCCATCAATGCAACCAATTGCTTCTGGGTGCACACACACAGAGAACAGTGCGGCATACTTCTTATGGCCAACATCAAACCTACAGCATTGTGCGGCCGAGGGGCGTGCAAACTACTTTGGCAACCTTTCAAAAGGACTTCTTCCCAAGTCTGGCAAGTTGCCCAAGGGCCAGCAAGCAAATAGCTTGCTTGACTTAATGACTATAAGAGCTTTCCATAGCAAGATATTGCGATGTTTTAGCCTTGGGACGGCAGTGGGATTCCGCATCAGGAAAGGGGTTCTGACAGATATCCCTGCGATTCTTGTCTTTGTTGCTCGCAAAGTTCACAAGAAGTGGCTTAATCCGACTCAATGCCTTCCTGCAATTGTTGAG GGTCCAGGAGGTGTTTGGTgtgatgttgatgttgttgaGTTCTCGTACTATGGTGCACCAGctcaaactccaaaagagcAAATGTTCACTGAGCTTGTTGATAGGTTGTGCGGTAGTGATGAATGCATTGGTTCAGGCTCTCAG GTTGCAAGTCAGGACACTTTTGGAACTTTGGGTGCCATTGTAAAACGGCGAACTGGCAACAAGCAGATAGGTTTCCTCACCAACCGGCATGTTGCAGTTGACTTGGACTACCCAAACCAGAAGATGTATCACCCATTGCCACCCAACCTTGGGCCTGGTGTTTATCTTGGAGCTGTCGAAAGGGCAACATCTTTCATCACAGATGATGTTTGGTATGGAATTTATGCCGGAACAAACCCAG AGACATTTGTACGGGCTGACGGGGCATTCATCCCATTTGCTCATGACTTTGACATCAAGACTGTCACGACTACGGTTAGGGGTGTTGGTGACATCGGGGATGTTAAGGTTATAGATCTGCAGTGTCCACTTAATAGCCTCATAGGGAGGCAAGTATGCAAAATCGGCAGAAGTTCTGGTCACACAACTGGAACTGTGATGGCTTATGCCCTTGAATACAATGATGAGAAAGGAATAAGCTTCTTCACTGATCTCCTTGTTGTTGGTGAGAATCGCCAAACATTCGATTTGGAAGGTGATAGTGGAAGCCTTATTATCCTGACCGGCCAGGATGGTGAGAAGCCACGTCCTATTGGGATAATATGGGGTGGCACAGCAAACCGTGGGAGGCTAAAGCTTACATGTGACCATGGCCCTGAAAATTGGACCAGCGGAGTTGATCTTGGCCGCCTTCTGGACCGTCTTGAACTTGATCTTATCATAACCAATGAATCACTCCAAG AATTTATCCCAAATGAAGATGCCGTGCAGCAGCAAAGGCTTGCGCTGGTGGCTGCAGCCAACTCTGCCGTTGGGGAGTCTTCCACAGTAGTCCCTCCTGTCCCGGAAGAAAAGGTGGAGGAGATGTTCGAGCCTCTGGGGATCAAAATTGAGCAGCTGCCTCGAAATGATGTTCCAGCCTCTGGAACTGAAGGGGAGGACGCAGGTGTGACCAATGTGGAAGTGGAAGAGCGCCAGTTCATCTCAAACTTCGTCGGCATGTCCCCCGTGCGCCAAGACCAGGACGCTCCGAGACAAATCGCCAACCTGAACAACCCATCAGAGGAAGAACTCGCCATGTCACTGCACCTAGGCGAACGGGAGCCCAAGCGGCTACGCACTGACACAGAGGCCGACCTCGACCTGGAGAAGTGA
- the LOC101781956 gene encoding uncharacterized protein LOC101781956 isoform X2, with translation MRPSDDRAQLSGFAQSEESTLDVEGHCYHQQSFPCSPSMQPIASGCTHTENSAAYFLWPTSNLQHCAAEGRANYFGNLSKGLLPKSGKLPKGQQANSLLDLMTIRAFHSKILRCFSLGTAVGFRIRKGVLTDIPAILVFVARKVHKKWLNPTQCLPAIVEGPGGVWCDVDVVEFSYYGAPAQTPKEQMFTELVDRLCGSDECIGSGSQVASQDTFGTLGAIVKRRTGNKQIGFLTNRHVAVDLDYPNQKMYHPLPPNLGPGVYLGAVERATSFITDDVWYGIYAGTNPETFVRADGAFIPFAHDFDIKTVTTTVRGVGDIGDVKVIDLQCPLNSLIGRQVCKIGRSSGHTTGTVMAYALEYNDEKGISFFTDLLVVGENRQTFDLEGDSGSLIILTGQDGEKPRPIGIIWGGTANRGRLKLTCDHGPENWTSGVDLGRLLDRLELDLIITNESLQDAVQQQRLALVAAANSAVGESSTVVPPVPEEKVEEMFEPLGIKIEQLPRNDVPASGTEGEDAGVTNVEVEERQFISNFVGMSPVRQDQDAPRQIANLNNPSEEELAMSLHLGEREPKRLRTDTEADLDLEK, from the exons ATGAGGCCTTCAGACGACAGGGCGCAGCTCTCAGGCTTTGCACAATCAGAAGAATCAACACTTGATGTGGAGGGGCATTGCTACCATCAACAGTCATTTCCTTGTTCTCCATCAATGCAACCAATTGCTTCTGGGTGCACACACACAGAGAACAGTGCGGCATACTTCTTATGGCCAACATCAAACCTACAGCATTGTGCGGCCGAGGGGCGTGCAAACTACTTTGGCAACCTTTCAAAAGGACTTCTTCCCAAGTCTGGCAAGTTGCCCAAGGGCCAGCAAGCAAATAGCTTGCTTGACTTAATGACTATAAGAGCTTTCCATAGCAAGATATTGCGATGTTTTAGCCTTGGGACGGCAGTGGGATTCCGCATCAGGAAAGGGGTTCTGACAGATATCCCTGCGATTCTTGTCTTTGTTGCTCGCAAAGTTCACAAGAAGTGGCTTAATCCGACTCAATGCCTTCCTGCAATTGTTGAG GGTCCAGGAGGTGTTTGGTgtgatgttgatgttgttgaGTTCTCGTACTATGGTGCACCAGctcaaactccaaaagagcAAATGTTCACTGAGCTTGTTGATAGGTTGTGCGGTAGTGATGAATGCATTGGTTCAGGCTCTCAG GTTGCAAGTCAGGACACTTTTGGAACTTTGGGTGCCATTGTAAAACGGCGAACTGGCAACAAGCAGATAGGTTTCCTCACCAACCGGCATGTTGCAGTTGACTTGGACTACCCAAACCAGAAGATGTATCACCCATTGCCACCCAACCTTGGGCCTGGTGTTTATCTTGGAGCTGTCGAAAGGGCAACATCTTTCATCACAGATGATGTTTGGTATGGAATTTATGCCGGAACAAACCCAG AGACATTTGTACGGGCTGACGGGGCATTCATCCCATTTGCTCATGACTTTGACATCAAGACTGTCACGACTACGGTTAGGGGTGTTGGTGACATCGGGGATGTTAAGGTTATAGATCTGCAGTGTCCACTTAATAGCCTCATAGGGAGGCAAGTATGCAAAATCGGCAGAAGTTCTGGTCACACAACTGGAACTGTGATGGCTTATGCCCTTGAATACAATGATGAGAAAGGAATAAGCTTCTTCACTGATCTCCTTGTTGTTGGTGAGAATCGCCAAACATTCGATTTGGAAGGTGATAGTGGAAGCCTTATTATCCTGACCGGCCAGGATGGTGAGAAGCCACGTCCTATTGGGATAATATGGGGTGGCACAGCAAACCGTGGGAGGCTAAAGCTTACATGTGACCATGGCCCTGAAAATTGGACCAGCGGAGTTGATCTTGGCCGCCTTCTGGACCGTCTTGAACTTGATCTTATCATAACCAATGAATCACTCCAAG ATGCCGTGCAGCAGCAAAGGCTTGCGCTGGTGGCTGCAGCCAACTCTGCCGTTGGGGAGTCTTCCACAGTAGTCCCTCCTGTCCCGGAAGAAAAGGTGGAGGAGATGTTCGAGCCTCTGGGGATCAAAATTGAGCAGCTGCCTCGAAATGATGTTCCAGCCTCTGGAACTGAAGGGGAGGACGCAGGTGTGACCAATGTGGAAGTGGAAGAGCGCCAGTTCATCTCAAACTTCGTCGGCATGTCCCCCGTGCGCCAAGACCAGGACGCTCCGAGACAAATCGCCAACCTGAACAACCCATCAGAGGAAGAACTCGCCATGTCACTGCACCTAGGCGAACGGGAGCCCAAGCGGCTACGCACTGACACAGAGGCCGACCTCGACCTGGAGAAGTGA